In Ignavibacteria bacterium, the DNA window CGGGATTACCTGTTTGGGAAAATGGAAGAGAAATTTATTCAGAAGACTCAAACTTCATTCAAGATAAAGTCGAAAGACTTTATCAGTTAGGTGTTAAAATCGTCGGAGGATGCTGCGGAACAACTCCCGACCACATTCACGCAATTAAAAAGATTGCGAATAGAATAAATCTGACTGAATGAATTGAGTTATTTTGATGAAAAAGAAAAGCAATATAGGGTTACAAATATTCTTTGAGAGTAGATGATTTTATTTAAAATTAGAAATAAACATTGTTGAGGCAATATTTTGGGAAATCAAATTTCTTAAAAAACTTCAGGCTTCAGAAAAAATCTTGTCAACTTTTCAATTTTTGTTTTATGTTACCTTCAGAGGAAGAAAATAATTAAAGATAGTTTGTGTGTTTATATTTTGGATTTACAATACAGTACTATTTATTGCATAGGAGAATTTATAGTATGAAAAAGATAATTTTTGTTTTTCTCGTGTTAACGCATACTTACATATTTGCACAAGGCCTATTTAATGTATCACCACTTAAACCAGGTAACAAGTGGGTTTATTTCTATAAAGAATATCTTTTCTCAGGATGGAGATTGACATTTGAAGTTTTAGACAGCGTGAAGACAATAAAAGGTATTCACTTTTATGCAATTCGTACCGGTCCTTACATCTGGATTCACTATATGGGTTTAGTAAATGATGGATTTTATACTAGATATACTACAGTGATGTTTGATTCCTTATACAAATATTTTAAGGTCAATCCTCAAAAAGGAGATACGTGGGGACAAACAACGTTCTTTGATACTTTATATAGTACAATTACTGATACTTTACCTCTCAGTTGGTTTAATAAAAATATTTTGATTTATGTAATTCACCGTTTACATAAAGGCCGAGAACTCTGGACAAAAGAATTTGGTATGCTGCATGGCTTATTTGAAGGATCTGAAATTCAGCTCTTAGGTTGTGTTATAGACGGTGTAGTTTACGGGGATACCTCAACTGTTAGTGTTGATGAAGAAGAACAACTTCCAACTGAATTTGTTTTATACCAAAACTACCCTAATCCTTTTAATCCAATTACAATAATTAGCTGGCAATTAGTAATTGCCTCTAACGTGCAAATTAAGATTTACGATTTGCTTGGCAGAGAGATTAAAACTCTTGTAAACCAATATTCCAACCCCGGGGAATATAAAGTTACCTTCAATGCCGAGGGACTGCCGAGCGGTATATACTTTTACAGAATTATCACTGATGATTTTTCAGCAATGAAAAAAATGATTTATTTAAAATAAAGAGGTCATTAAACTCGCTTAAAAAGAAATTGTTAAAAATTTTTCAAGGAGATTAAAAACAGAGAAATAAATGAACAAAGTTCTTGCCCAAATTTCCGAAATCATCATAAAAGGTAAATGGAAAGAGATGACTGATCAGGTCAATCTTGCTCTTGAGAATAATATAA includes these proteins:
- a CDS encoding bifunctional homocysteine S-methyltransferase/methylenetetrahydrofolate reductase encodes the protein GLPVWENGREIYSEDSNFIQDKVERLYQLGVKIVGGCCGTTPDHIHAIKKIANRINLTE
- a CDS encoding T9SS type A sorting domain-containing protein, with the translated sequence MKKIIFVFLVLTHTYIFAQGLFNVSPLKPGNKWVYFYKEYLFSGWRLTFEVLDSVKTIKGIHFYAIRTGPYIWIHYMGLVNDGFYTRYTTVMFDSLYKYFKVNPQKGDTWGQTTFFDTLYSTITDTLPLSWFNKNILIYVIHRLHKGRELWTKEFGMLHGLFEGSEIQLLGCVIDGVVYGDTSTVSVDEEEQLPTEFVLYQNYPNPFNPITIISWQLVIASNVQIKIYDLLGREIKTLVNQYSNPGEYKVTFNAEGLPSGIYFYRIITDDFSAMKKMIYLK